TTCGGGGTGACCGGCAGTTTTGGAGTGCAACTGACGGAAATTCTTAATATCGTCGATGCTCAGGTCGTAACCTGACAGATGCAGCAAGGAGTACAACAGCATGGAACCGTGGCCGTTAGACAGCACGAAACGATCGCGGTCTGCCCACTTGGCGTTGGTTGGGTTGAATTTCATGTGGCTGTTCCACAGGACTTCGGCGATATCCGCCATACCCATGGGTGCCCCAGGATGCCCGGAATTGGCCTTTTGTACCGCATCCATGCTCAGCGCACGGATGGCATTCGCTAGCTCGCGACGAGATGGCATATCGATTCCTCTCAATATTTAAATAAAATCTGTGTCAGGCGCCGCATGCTGCCCTGCACCCAAGCCATTTTCTTGGCATTTCATCGAAAAACGGACAGGCGCGCCCTAAAAAGCGCCGTATTTTCCCCTAGATGGACCGCAACAGCAAGGGGCAGTTGGATGTTTCCACCCAACAACCACCCCATTTGCTATGAAATTCAACAAATTACTCATTAATCCACTTGATGGAACACCCCATACTGGGGATCTGATCGGCAGGACCTTGGCCAGTTTGTGCGACCTGTTTCATTGCCTCAAACATATCACGACGTACGTTGGGATCGGCAGCTTGTTTGCGACTTTCGTCAAAACGTCCCCGGTATTGCAACTTCAACTCACCGTTGTAACCAAAGATATCTGGCGTACAAACAGCCCCATAGGCCTTGGCTATCGCCTGGGTTTCGTCAAGCACGTAGGGGAAAGGAAACGCGAATTCCTGCGCAACCTTCTGCATATTCTCAAAGGAATCTTCCTCGTATTCCGTCGGGTCATTGGACATGATGGCGATGGTATTGACGCCGTATTTTTCTTTCAGTTCCTTGGTGTCACGCACAATGCGATCACGAATGGATTTCACGTAGGGACAGTGATTGCAGATAAACATCACAATCAAACCGTTCTTGCCCTTGGCTTTTTCCAGGGTCCACAGCTGGCCATCCACCCCGCGCAGGGAAAAATCCACTGCGGGCAGGTCAAATTCACACACAGGCGTTGTCAAACTTACCATTTAGTTCAGAGCTCCTCAGTCCAATTGCACAATACTGGCGATAATCCGGCCCGATAGTGTACACTGCCCGCTTTTGTTAACAAGCTTTGGCTTTGCAGAGGGAAAACAATGGGGAAAAATTTCGTCTTCACTTCGGAATCGGTTTCCGAAGGTCATCCAGACAAAGTCGCTGACCAGATTTCTGACGGCGTGCTGGACGCCATTCTGGCCCAAGATCCACGCGCCCGCGTTGCGTGTGAAACCGTGGTTAACACCGGTATGGTTATTCTGACAGGCGAAATTACCACATCAGCCTGGGTCGACATGCAGGAAATCGTGCGTCGCACCGTGAAGGAAATTGGCTATAACTCTTCCGACATGGGCTTTGACTACGCTTCGTGCGCGGTACTGACCTCTATCGACAAGCAGTCTGCCGACATCGCCATGGGCGTTGACGAATCGGACAACCACGAACAAGGCGCAGGCGACCAGGGTCTGATGTTCGGTTACGCGTCCAACGAAACCGACGTACTGATGCCCGCCCCCATCACTTACGCTCACCGCCTGATGAAGCGTCAGGCCGAAGTGCGC
The nucleotide sequence above comes from Gammaproteobacteria bacterium. Encoded proteins:
- the metK gene encoding methionine adenosyltransferase, whose amino-acid sequence is MGKNFVFTSESVSEGHPDKVADQISDGVLDAILAQDPRARVACETVVNTGMVILTGEITTSAWVDMQEIVRRTVKEIGYNSSDMGFDYASCAVLTSIDKQSADIAMGVDESDNHEQGAGDQGLMFGYASNETDVLMPAPITYAHRLMKRQAEVRKNGKLPWLRPDAKSQVTFRYENSKPVAIDAVVLSTQHQDVISHKDLVEAVREEIIKPVLPAEWLHKDTKYFINPTGRFVIGGPVGDAGL
- a CDS encoding thioredoxin family protein — protein: MVSLTTPVCEFDLPAVDFSLRGVDGQLWTLEKAKGKNGLIVMFICNHCPYVKSIRDRIVRDTKELKEKYGVNTIAIMSNDPTEYEEDSFENMQKVAQEFAFPFPYVLDETQAIAKAYGAVCTPDIFGYNGELKLQYRGRFDESRKQAADPNVRRDMFEAMKQVAQTGQGPADQIPSMGCSIKWINE